In a genomic window of Pseudomonas mohnii:
- a CDS encoding acyl-CoA dehydrogenase family protein, giving the protein MQLTLSPEDLAFRESVRAFLKDKLTDDVIRRSRTGMHPPNEDDRRWWNRVLNEQGWAAPHWPVEYGGTGWSHLQTHIFEYECKLAGAPELRWQGLRLLAPVLYTYGSEQQKARYLPPILNGDEMWAQGFSEPGAGSDLAALKTKGVLDGDHYVVNGQKLWTTEGQYCEQGFFLVRTENSDRPQKGISMMIIDMKSPGVTVRQIPMINGEGSTCEVFLDNVRVPRENIIGEVNQAWSQAKFLLSNERTSSADIYKARADLERIRLIAGAEHKNGLPLLQDPEFVRRFTGVRLEVEALEWSVLRVLHEAPSHHPIVACASVLKVRGSSLQQKLTELMSDALGQRSLRVYSRDEAFADPTGDPLWPGHVPGVTADLMYLRACTIFGGAMEVQKNIIAKLAFGF; this is encoded by the coding sequence ATGCAACTGACGCTCTCCCCCGAGGACCTGGCCTTTCGCGAGTCGGTCCGGGCTTTTCTCAAGGACAAACTGACCGATGATGTGATTCGCCGCAGCCGCACCGGCATGCATCCGCCGAATGAAGATGACCGGCGCTGGTGGAACCGTGTGCTCAACGAGCAAGGCTGGGCCGCACCACACTGGCCAGTCGAATACGGCGGCACCGGCTGGAGCCATCTGCAGACGCACATCTTCGAGTACGAATGCAAACTGGCCGGCGCCCCGGAGCTGCGCTGGCAAGGCCTGCGCCTGCTTGCCCCGGTGCTCTACACCTACGGCAGCGAGCAACAAAAAGCACGCTACCTGCCACCGATCCTCAATGGTGATGAAATGTGGGCGCAGGGCTTCTCCGAGCCCGGTGCCGGGTCCGACCTCGCCGCACTCAAGACCAAGGGCGTGCTCGACGGCGACCACTACGTGGTCAACGGCCAGAAACTCTGGACCACTGAAGGTCAGTACTGCGAGCAAGGCTTCTTCCTGGTGCGCACGGAAAACAGTGACCGCCCGCAAAAAGGCATCTCGATGATGATCATCGACATGAAGTCACCTGGCGTCACCGTGCGGCAGATCCCGATGATCAACGGTGAAGGTTCAACCTGCGAGGTGTTCCTCGACAACGTCCGGGTCCCGCGGGAAAACATTATCGGTGAAGTCAATCAGGCTTGGTCCCAGGCCAAGTTCCTGCTGTCCAACGAGCGCACCTCCAGCGCCGACATCTATAAGGCCCGCGCTGACCTTGAGCGCATCCGCCTGATTGCCGGCGCAGAGCACAAGAATGGCTTGCCGCTGCTTCAAGATCCCGAATTCGTGCGGCGTTTCACCGGCGTACGCCTGGAGGTTGAAGCGCTGGAATGGTCAGTGCTGCGCGTGCTGCATGAGGCCCCCAGCCACCACCCCATTGTTGCCTGCGCGTCGGTACTGAAAGTGCGCGGTTCATCCCTGCAACAGAAACTCACCGAGCTGATGAGCGACGCGTTGGGACAGCGCAGTCTGCGGGTCTACAGCCGCGACGAGGCGTTTGCCGACCCGACGGGCGATCCGCTGTGGCCAGGCCATGTTCCCGGCGTCACCGCAGACCTCATGTACTTGCGCGCCTGCACCATTTTTGGCGGCGCCATGGAAGTACAAAAGAACATCATTGCCAAACTGGCTTTCGGGTTTTGA
- a CDS encoding FAD-dependent oxidoreductase, with translation MSTAPYPHLFEPIRLRNLDIPNRTVMAPMSTNLAGHDGQVTPQQIAFYRERAEGGTGMIVVEFCCVDAASGRSEHRQLTLETPAFVAGHQRLVEAITGAGSVACLQLQHGGQGAKRELVTDGMPWAPSDISSRSDPSRLVARGMTEAQIEHLIECFGRSAELGVLAGYQAFELHGAHGYLLTSFLSPYSNHRDDAWGGDEERRLNFPRRVIERVRQSIGDRPLIYRLSADEFTPKGLDIDDMVRIAPKLVAAGVDALHVSMGLGWTSFDKVIEPMSTPEGWRLPYSRRIREAVNVPVISVGQIRWPQTAENAIRDGDADMIALGRPLLADPEWANKARRDAALDIRPCTSCNYCVAISSGAHGTIGCAENPRSGHELDRLPDAGNLRGQRAVVVGGGPGGMAAALMLQQAGFATELHESRDELGGGLIASAAPPFKDKLTWYLNYLIRQLDKSAVKVHLNSHVDASALSGPGAPAIVLLAIGGRALRLPIKGIDSSHVRDAYELLMGHTQNFPAVDDTLPLLVYGGGETGCETAELLSEKGYAVVLVSRSPAKQLARSAEVIYRGVLNTRLASNPRIRIIDNSSIVAIAEDGRVQLQHNDGEHSELQTLGVLIAQGRRPDDTLLNHLLEAGLAVATIGDARKGGRIGDAVHDAYQTVLGLCASDAPLRPLAC, from the coding sequence GAGTTCTGCTGTGTGGATGCTGCCAGTGGTCGCTCCGAGCACCGTCAGCTGACGCTGGAAACACCGGCGTTTGTAGCCGGGCATCAGCGCCTGGTGGAAGCCATCACCGGCGCCGGTTCAGTGGCGTGCCTGCAATTGCAGCATGGCGGCCAGGGTGCCAAACGCGAGCTGGTGACCGATGGCATGCCTTGGGCACCCAGCGATATCTCCTCGCGTTCCGACCCTTCACGCCTGGTCGCCCGCGGCATGACCGAAGCTCAAATCGAACACCTGATCGAATGCTTCGGGCGAAGTGCGGAGCTGGGCGTACTGGCCGGCTATCAAGCCTTTGAACTGCACGGCGCCCATGGCTATTTGCTGACGTCGTTCCTCTCGCCTTACAGCAACCACCGCGATGACGCCTGGGGTGGCGATGAAGAGCGTCGCTTGAACTTTCCACGCCGGGTTATCGAACGAGTACGCCAGAGCATCGGCGACCGCCCGTTGATTTATCGGCTCTCGGCAGACGAGTTCACCCCCAAGGGTCTCGATATCGACGACATGGTGCGTATCGCGCCGAAACTGGTGGCTGCCGGTGTCGACGCGCTGCATGTGTCCATGGGATTGGGCTGGACGAGTTTTGACAAGGTCATCGAGCCCATGTCGACCCCCGAAGGCTGGCGCCTGCCCTATTCGCGGCGCATCCGCGAAGCGGTCAATGTACCGGTCATCAGCGTCGGGCAGATTCGCTGGCCGCAAACGGCGGAAAACGCCATACGTGACGGTGATGCCGACATGATCGCCCTGGGTCGCCCGCTGCTGGCCGATCCCGAGTGGGCCAATAAAGCACGGCGTGATGCTGCATTGGATATACGCCCCTGCACCTCCTGTAACTATTGCGTCGCCATCAGTTCCGGCGCCCACGGCACCATCGGCTGTGCCGAGAACCCCCGCAGCGGTCATGAACTCGACCGTTTGCCTGACGCTGGCAACCTTCGCGGCCAACGCGCAGTTGTCGTCGGCGGTGGCCCTGGCGGCATGGCCGCGGCATTGATGCTGCAGCAAGCCGGTTTCGCCACCGAGCTCCATGAGAGCCGTGACGAACTCGGCGGCGGCCTGATCGCCTCGGCCGCACCGCCGTTCAAGGACAAGCTGACCTGGTACTTGAATTACCTGATTCGCCAGCTCGATAAAAGCGCCGTAAAGGTCCACCTCAACAGTCATGTCGATGCCAGCGCCCTGTCCGGACCGGGCGCACCAGCCATCGTGTTGCTGGCAATCGGCGGCAGAGCCCTGCGCCTGCCGATCAAGGGCATCGACTCAAGCCATGTACGCGACGCCTATGAGTTGCTGATGGGGCATACGCAAAACTTCCCCGCTGTCGACGACACCTTGCCATTGCTGGTTTATGGCGGCGGCGAGACGGGCTGCGAAACCGCCGAGCTCCTGAGTGAAAAAGGCTATGCCGTGGTACTGGTCAGCCGTTCGCCGGCCAAACAACTCGCGCGTTCGGCCGAGGTGATCTATCGCGGCGTGCTCAATACGCGTCTGGCCAGCAACCCCCGTATCCGCATCATCGATAACAGCAGCATCGTCGCCATTGCCGAAGACGGCCGCGTGCAATTGCAACACAACGACGGTGAACACAGTGAATTGCAGACCCTCGGCGTACTGATCGCCCAGGGACGCAGACCCGATGACACCTTGCTCAATCACTTGCTCGAGGCGGGTCTTGCCGTCGCGACCATCGGCGATGCGCGCAAGGGCGGACGCATCGGCGATGCCGTCCACGATGCCTATCAGACCGTACTCGGGCTGTGCGCCAGCGATGCGCCGCTGCGTCCGCTGGCGTGCTGA